One segment of Candidatus Fokinia solitaria DNA contains the following:
- a CDS encoding deoxycytidylate deaminase, with product MNSKGELIHSRYSWDQYFMSMAYMASMKSKDPKTRVGCVIVGNSSSILSTGYNGLSRNVEDLASRYHSSELKYAMSNHAEENAILNAARNGIKIDDATLYTNWMPCIACSKSIIQVGIKRVVYHTEYPGNASDVAHNPKHGFDIAKVILQEANVLLEGVSCEIIKIRGLYKFKKIDV from the coding sequence ATGAATTCGAAAGGCGAATTGATACATTCTAGATATAGTTGGGATCAGTACTTCATGAGTATGGCTTATATGGCTTCAATGAAGAGCAAAGATCCAAAGACTAGAGTTGGATGTGTGATAGTAGGTAATTCTTCCTCCATATTAAGCACTGGATATAATGGACTCTCTCGTAATGTGGAAGATCTAGCTTCGCGCTATCATTCTTCAGAATTGAAGTACGCAATGTCTAATCATGCCGAAGAAAATGCAATACTGAATGCCGCAAGAAATGGAATAAAAATCGATGATGCTACGCTTTATACGAATTGGATGCCATGTATTGCGTGTAGCAAGAGTATAATCCAAGTAGGTATAAAAAGAGTTGTGTATCACACTGAATATCCTGGTAATGCTAGCGATGTAGCACATAATCCAAAACACGGATTTGATATTGCAAAAGTGATACTGCAAGAAGCCAATGTGTTGTTAGAAGGAGTAAGCTGCGAAATTATCAAAATAAGAGGATTATATAAATTCAAGAAAATTGATGTATAG
- the rplU gene encoding 50S ribosomal protein L21, translated as MFAVISEGAKQYLVSLGSVIKIERVNQNVGEKFECSNVIICSDGNESSMRKGKVVCEVTEHAKDDKILIFKKRRRHTYRRLRGHRQCVSFVKVVDIVLH; from the coding sequence ATGTTTGCCGTAATATCAGAAGGTGCAAAGCAGTATTTAGTATCGCTTGGTTCCGTGATAAAGATCGAAAGAGTGAATCAAAATGTAGGAGAGAAGTTTGAATGCAGTAATGTAATAATATGTTCTGATGGTAACGAGTCTTCTATGCGCAAAGGTAAGGTGGTGTGCGAAGTTACCGAGCATGCGAAAGATGATAAAATCTTAATCTTTAAGAAACGAAGAAGGCATACGTATAGAAGGCTTCGAGGGCATAGGCAGTGCGTTTCTTTTGTGAAAGTTGTGGATATAGTGCTGCATTAA
- the rpmA gene encoding 50S ribosomal protein L27: MATKKAGGSSRNGRDSRGRRLGLKRSGGQAVRAGNIIVRQRGTKYHPGVNVGLGKDHTIFALCDGYVVFRRGYKDRNYVSVSSISPYTCSASN, from the coding sequence ATGGCAACCAAGAAGGCGGGCGGTAGCTCGAGAAACGGTCGTGATTCCAGAGGGAGGCGGCTTGGATTAAAACGCTCTGGAGGACAAGCTGTAAGAGCTGGTAACATAATTGTGAGACAGCGTGGTACTAAATATCATCCTGGAGTCAATGTAGGGCTTGGTAAAGATCATACTATATTTGCATTGTGTGATGGATATGTTGTCTTTAGAAGAGGTTATAAAGATCGTAATTATGTGAGTGTCTCAAGCATTTCTCCGTATACATGTTCCGCAAGTAATTAG
- a CDS encoding CarD family transcriptional regulator, producing MHFDLMWKVSGVSMQEPFQIGDRVIYPSRGIGQIESECNTEIAGVIISSYEIVFINDKVRVKVPKDKIETVGLRHISTKQELENAISVLRSPKTPRRGMWGRIAREYAAKIASGNLSEIAGVLRDLYSSNMADVSSGAKKLYESALILFSTEFSIVFDCELEEAKRYVIGILHYREH from the coding sequence ATGCACTTTGACTTAATGTGGAAAGTATCTGGTGTATCTATGCAAGAACCTTTTCAAATAGGTGACAGAGTCATCTATCCGTCCAGAGGAATAGGACAAATAGAAAGCGAGTGTAATACGGAAATTGCTGGAGTTATCATCTCATCTTATGAAATAGTTTTCATCAATGATAAGGTGAGGGTGAAAGTGCCAAAGGATAAAATTGAGACTGTAGGTTTGCGTCATATTAGTACGAAACAGGAGTTAGAGAATGCAATCTCTGTGCTTAGAAGTCCGAAAACTCCAAGGAGAGGAATGTGGGGAAGAATAGCAAGAGAATATGCTGCTAAGATAGCATCAGGAAACTTATCTGAGATTGCTGGAGTGTTGCGCGATCTGTACAGTTCTAATATGGCTGATGTATCAAGTGGTGCGAAAAAGCTATATGAAAGTGCATTAATACTTTTTAGTACAGAATTTAGCATAGTTTTTGACTGTGAATTGGAAGAAGCTAAGCGTTACGTGATCGGTATACTGCACTATAGAGAGCATTAA
- the rsfS gene encoding ribosome silencing factor, giving the protein MQNMYDVVCKPSIERLRQAKAYDICCYAIKDSIIAEYVIIAECTSTRHAISTANDILEYLKILGISSAMVEGIRSGEWILLDIGTVIMHIFTKESREYYSLEEFMTNSGAIIMQGEV; this is encoded by the coding sequence ATGCAGAATATGTATGATGTAGTATGTAAGCCGTCAATTGAGAGATTAAGGCAAGCGAAAGCATACGATATATGTTGTTACGCTATAAAGGATTCGATAATTGCAGAATACGTAATTATAGCGGAGTGTACTTCCACAAGGCATGCTATATCCACTGCAAACGATATATTAGAGTATTTGAAAATTCTTGGTATATCTTCCGCAATGGTAGAAGGCATAAGAAGCGGCGAATGGATTCTTTTAGATATAGGTACGGTAATAATGCACATCTTTACAAAGGAATCGAGAGAATATTATAGTCTTGAAGAGTTTATGACAAATTCTGGCGCTATTATAATGCAAGGAGAGGTATGA
- a CDS encoding ABC1 kinase family protein yields the protein MRYFFKSLRLLLKPCSAKILFYVILYNCHKASHKKKLALRNVGKTLCVIMTDLGPAFVKLGQVLSTRQDVINYEIVSEFEKLYDNVTIQNPTTSMNRIRNSFPNTKNITFIAAGSIAEVYKVEVDNNVYAVKLLKQNIEQRFYDNISFISFIIKHSIVLSKKIRMKLLRIVENINITSKSEFNLYMEAATIERMHHSYTTRRCNIKIPKLELKHSTNKMLVMEWIDGISVTDNSIVEKREYIARMVADFVLSQIYIDCFFHADPHIGNFLFHNDSVVALDFGMIGSISKKDGRVFGRIIKAFLEENYDDVAELHIQASYLNPSTKYTFSIACRSIMIAVQNSKKEYAISTLLKELLSIVDNFDIDMNPNLAMMHKGMISLEGFLNHLSVDCLEIIKEWFKKNEKEFLPSTFEKIFNSLKH from the coding sequence ATGCGGTACTTTTTCAAGTCACTTAGATTACTGCTAAAGCCGTGCTCTGCAAAAATTCTTTTTTACGTAATACTTTATAATTGTCATAAAGCTTCGCATAAGAAAAAACTTGCATTACGTAATGTCGGTAAAACATTATGCGTTATCATGACTGACTTAGGTCCTGCGTTTGTAAAACTAGGGCAGGTACTTTCTACAAGACAAGATGTAATAAATTACGAAATAGTTAGCGAATTTGAAAAATTATACGATAACGTCACTATACAAAATCCTACCACATCTATGAATAGGATTAGAAATAGCTTTCCAAATACAAAAAATATCACATTTATAGCCGCTGGCTCAATAGCTGAAGTATATAAAGTAGAAGTTGATAATAACGTCTATGCCGTAAAATTATTAAAACAAAACATAGAGCAGAGATTTTATGATAATATTTCTTTTATATCCTTTATAATAAAGCACTCCATAGTGCTATCAAAAAAAATAAGAATGAAGCTATTGAGAATAGTAGAAAATATAAATATTACGTCAAAAAGTGAGTTCAATTTATATATGGAAGCAGCAACAATAGAAAGAATGCATCATTCTTATACAACACGAAGATGTAATATAAAAATACCAAAACTAGAATTAAAACACTCTACAAATAAAATGCTTGTGATGGAGTGGATTGATGGAATATCTGTAACAGATAACTCTATTGTCGAAAAAAGAGAATACATAGCAAGAATGGTGGCGGATTTTGTCCTCTCTCAAATTTACATTGACTGTTTCTTTCATGCAGATCCACATATAGGAAATTTTCTATTTCACAATGATAGCGTAGTCGCTTTAGATTTTGGAATGATAGGTAGTATATCTAAAAAAGATGGAAGAGTTTTTGGAAGGATTATAAAAGCTTTTCTAGAAGAAAATTATGACGACGTAGCGGAACTTCATATACAAGCATCATATTTAAATCCCTCTACAAAATACACCTTCTCAATAGCATGCAGAAGCATCATGATAGCGGTGCAAAATTCGAAGAAAGAATATGCGATTTCAACTTTGTTAAAAGAATTACTGTCCATAGTAGATAACTTCGACATTGATATGAATCCAAATTTAGCGATGATGCATAAAGGAATGATATCTCTCGAAGGATTTCTTAATCATTTATCCGTAGATTGCTTAGAAATAATCAAAGAGTGGTTCAAAAAGAACGAGAAAGAATTTCTTCCAAGTACATTTGAAAAAATCTTCAACTCGCTAAAACATTAA
- the lepA gene encoding translation elongation factor 4, with amino-acid sequence MKRKTQQYIRNFSIIAHIDHGKSTIADRLIEACKGVEMRDMKAQILDSMDIEKERGITIKAQTVRLLYTASDGNEYILNLIDTPGHVDFSYEVSRSLAACEGAILVVDASQGVEAQTLANVYKAIDAENEIIPVLNKIDLPAADPDKVAMQIRDIIGLDIANIIKVSAKTGVGIADILEGIVKLLPPPGGDIDKPLKALLLDSWYDKYLGIVVLVRVIDGEVKKGDEIVMMSSNAKYTVENIGIFTPKKVNVDSLSAGECGFIVATIKQVKDCKVGDTITNGRFPCDKALPGFKPSLPVVFCSIYPVDSTEFSLLKESLEKLNLNDASFTYETENSAALGFGFRCGFLGMLHFEIIQERIEREFNVGLVTTPPSVIYKVTLFSGDNIDVHNAADMPDPSRIRSMQEPWIKAVMMTPDQYIGVILELCNSKRGEHVSLTYSGDRVVITYMLPLNEVVYDFYDKLKSCSRGYASFDWEKADYRDGDLVKLNIMINGESVDAMSTIIHRTRAESRGREICERLSKLIPKHMFPIPIQAAIGGKIIARETISALRKNVTAKCYGGDITRKRKLLEKQKEGKKRMKSIGRVDVPQSAFVSLLKGEIKNDN; translated from the coding sequence ATGAAAAGAAAAACTCAGCAGTATATCAGAAACTTTTCCATCATTGCGCATATAGATCATGGAAAGTCTACTATAGCAGATAGGCTAATTGAAGCATGTAAAGGAGTAGAGATGCGCGATATGAAAGCGCAGATCCTCGATTCAATGGATATAGAGAAAGAGCGTGGTATCACTATAAAAGCGCAAACTGTGAGGCTACTCTATACAGCATCGGATGGAAATGAGTATATACTCAATCTTATAGATACTCCGGGACATGTAGATTTTAGCTATGAAGTAAGCCGATCTCTTGCTGCCTGTGAGGGAGCTATTTTGGTGGTAGATGCGTCTCAAGGTGTTGAAGCACAAACTCTTGCTAATGTGTACAAAGCGATAGATGCAGAGAATGAGATTATTCCTGTACTCAACAAAATAGATTTGCCCGCAGCAGATCCGGATAAAGTAGCTATGCAAATACGTGATATTATTGGCCTTGATATAGCAAATATCATCAAAGTCTCTGCTAAAACAGGTGTAGGCATTGCTGATATTTTAGAAGGTATAGTAAAGCTTTTACCACCTCCAGGAGGCGATATCGATAAACCGCTTAAAGCGCTATTATTGGATAGTTGGTATGATAAATACTTAGGAATTGTAGTCTTAGTCCGTGTGATAGATGGAGAAGTCAAAAAAGGTGATGAAATTGTAATGATGTCAAGTAATGCTAAATATACTGTAGAAAATATAGGGATATTTACACCGAAAAAAGTAAATGTAGATTCTCTGAGTGCTGGCGAATGTGGCTTTATAGTAGCGACAATAAAACAGGTAAAAGATTGTAAAGTAGGCGACACTATTACTAATGGAAGATTTCCATGCGATAAGGCTTTACCTGGCTTTAAACCGAGTCTTCCAGTAGTATTTTGCAGCATATATCCAGTGGACAGTACGGAATTCTCACTTTTAAAAGAGAGTTTAGAAAAACTGAATCTCAATGATGCTAGTTTTACTTATGAAACGGAAAATTCAGCTGCGCTTGGTTTTGGTTTTAGATGTGGTTTTCTCGGAATGCTACACTTTGAGATTATTCAAGAAAGAATAGAAAGAGAATTTAATGTTGGTCTTGTTACCACTCCTCCGAGTGTGATATACAAAGTCACTCTCTTTTCCGGAGATAATATCGATGTGCATAATGCAGCAGATATGCCCGATCCATCAAGAATAAGAAGCATGCAAGAACCATGGATCAAAGCTGTTATGATGACGCCGGATCAGTATATAGGAGTGATACTAGAATTATGTAATTCTAAGAGAGGAGAGCATGTAAGTCTTACGTATTCTGGTGATAGAGTAGTCATTACTTACATGTTACCTTTGAACGAAGTAGTGTATGATTTTTATGATAAATTGAAATCTTGTTCACGAGGGTATGCTAGTTTTGATTGGGAGAAAGCTGATTACAGAGATGGAGATCTAGTAAAACTTAATATTATGATTAATGGTGAAAGTGTAGATGCGATGTCTACTATCATACATCGGACGCGTGCTGAAAGTAGAGGACGGGAAATATGCGAAAGATTGAGTAAACTTATACCAAAGCATATGTTTCCTATACCGATACAAGCTGCAATAGGAGGAAAGATCATAGCAAGAGAGACAATTAGCGCATTGAGAAAGAATGTGACAGCTAAGTGCTATGGTGGAGATATCACAAGAAAAAGAAAATTGCTTGAGAAGCAAAAAGAAGGTAAGAAGCGTATGAAATCTATAGGAAGAGTAGACGTACCGCAGTCAGCGTTTGTATCTTTGCTAAAAGGCGAAATAAAAAATGATAATTGA
- a CDS encoding cytochrome ubiquinol oxidase subunit I: MTAEMLARLQFAANITFHILFPSITIALSWILLYFKYAFNKSKSESWKKLYMFWTKIFGLSFTFGIVSGVTMSFQFGTNWPGFMEKVGNIAGPLLGNEVLSAFFLEATFLGIMLFGFGRVPNILHDIATLLVAIGTTLSAFWIISLNSWMHTPAGFEIVNDVVIAKDWFQIIFNPSFPYQFSHVLIGSGITAAFLIAGVETYKEIKNSNNESVTKGKNFGIFLIVVLLPIQIILGDLHGLNVLKHNPAAIAAMEGLWKTEKGIPLVIFGIPNEKKAETAYSIEIPKLSSLILTHSWNGEVQGIDSFETHPPVLPVFFAFRIMVGMGFLMLFVGIYGAYRVIIRKRYNKFLNITLILMTFSGWIANIAGWYVSEVGRQPYLVFNILTRTEALSKVVSGTKLSFTFPMYLMLYVTLLCFYIWTIFYLARNDAQKR; this comes from the coding sequence ATGACAGCTGAGATGTTAGCAAGGTTGCAATTTGCAGCCAATATCACTTTTCACATCTTATTTCCATCGATTACGATTGCTTTGAGCTGGATATTGCTATACTTCAAGTATGCTTTCAATAAAAGCAAATCCGAAAGTTGGAAGAAATTATACATGTTCTGGACGAAAATATTTGGACTTTCTTTCACTTTTGGCATCGTAAGCGGCGTAACAATGTCATTCCAATTTGGTACGAATTGGCCAGGTTTTATGGAAAAAGTTGGTAACATAGCAGGGCCTTTGCTTGGTAATGAAGTGCTAAGCGCTTTCTTTTTGGAAGCTACTTTCCTCGGTATAATGCTTTTTGGATTTGGTAGAGTGCCAAATATATTACATGATATTGCAACTCTTCTTGTCGCTATCGGCACTACGCTATCTGCATTTTGGATCATCAGCTTAAATAGTTGGATGCATACTCCAGCGGGGTTTGAGATTGTGAATGACGTAGTCATCGCAAAGGATTGGTTTCAAATCATATTTAATCCGTCGTTTCCTTACCAATTTTCGCATGTACTAATAGGCTCGGGTATTACTGCAGCATTTCTCATAGCAGGAGTAGAGACGTATAAGGAAATAAAAAACAGTAATAATGAAAGCGTAACAAAGGGTAAGAATTTCGGTATATTTCTTATTGTAGTATTGCTGCCGATACAAATAATTCTAGGAGATTTGCATGGACTTAACGTGTTGAAGCATAATCCTGCCGCAATCGCTGCTATGGAAGGATTATGGAAGACAGAAAAAGGTATACCTCTTGTGATTTTTGGCATACCGAATGAAAAAAAAGCAGAAACTGCATACTCGATAGAAATTCCAAAATTAAGCAGCTTGATACTGACTCATAGCTGGAATGGAGAGGTGCAAGGTATAGATAGCTTTGAAACACATCCTCCAGTATTACCGGTATTTTTTGCTTTTCGAATAATGGTTGGAATGGGATTTTTAATGCTTTTCGTCGGTATCTATGGCGCATATCGCGTGATAATAAGGAAACGTTATAACAAATTTCTAAATATTACTCTTATTCTCATGACTTTTTCTGGGTGGATAGCTAATATAGCAGGATGGTATGTCAGTGAAGTAGGACGACAACCGTATTTAGTCTTTAATATTTTAACTCGTACAGAAGCACTTTCAAAAGTAGTATCCGGTACAAAGCTCTCTTTCACATTTCCAATGTATCTTATGTTATACGTGACTCTGTTATGCTTCTACATATGGACTATATTCTATCTCGCACGTAACGATGCACAGAAACGGTAG
- a CDS encoding rhodanese-like domain-containing protein → MLDKAYWSYQSFSEMSQFSIATFYKFFRIANTVEIQTQLKDLLTKNNVKGTILIAEEGLNATISVSSEREAQVLDEISKITRHAMDYKINYSHSHPFEKLKVKIKPQIITVRGIDDIPFSPGTYLKFREWNALLDDKHTKLIDTRNSYETCVGIFKDAIDPKVENFSEFFHWLDDYVATLDKDNAIAMYCTGGVRCEKTTSYLKMKGFHNVFHLDGGIIRYLQECGTSSDSKWIGDCFVFDNRIAVKSNMEAVNKNF, encoded by the coding sequence GTGCTAGACAAAGCTTACTGGAGTTATCAGTCTTTTTCTGAAATGTCACAATTCTCAATAGCAACATTTTATAAATTCTTCCGCATCGCAAATACGGTAGAAATACAAACACAACTAAAGGATTTGCTGACAAAAAATAATGTGAAAGGCACTATACTGATAGCTGAAGAAGGATTGAATGCGACTATTTCCGTGTCTTCTGAGAGAGAGGCACAAGTTTTAGACGAGATCTCAAAAATCACGAGACATGCTATGGATTATAAAATAAATTACTCTCATTCTCATCCATTTGAAAAGTTGAAGGTAAAAATCAAGCCTCAAATTATTACAGTAAGAGGAATTGATGATATACCATTTTCTCCAGGTACCTACTTAAAATTTCGTGAATGGAATGCACTACTTGATGATAAGCACACAAAGCTTATAGATACTAGAAATAGCTACGAGACTTGCGTCGGCATTTTTAAAGATGCAATAGATCCAAAAGTGGAAAATTTCTCAGAATTCTTTCACTGGCTTGATGATTATGTCGCCACACTTGACAAGGATAATGCAATCGCAATGTACTGCACTGGAGGTGTAAGATGTGAAAAGACCACATCGTACCTTAAAATGAAAGGATTTCACAATGTGTTTCATCTAGATGGCGGAATTATAAGATATCTTCAAGAATGCGGAACTTCTTCCGACTCAAAATGGATAGGAGATTGCTTCGTTTTCGATAATAGAATAGCGGTCAAAAGCAATATGGAAGCCGTTAATAAAAATTTCTAA
- a CDS encoding JAB domain-containing protein produces the protein MSLGHRKRIRNLFRKAKFGTTREEHLLEMLLFQVFSRRDTNKLAKSLLGKYTSLKTIFHEYRDIKDEKNIGTGVEEFFAVISELFYRCYMYDSGIKRITLDSCISVIRYCELKVPHESCKILKILTLNEDNMLIASDVIGVTIDGKSKCDEEEFLRLAVARKAVSVVMVHYNCTDMAYALLIIPRLYDMLHNTNIKILDYILITSESSLSLFSSQDTFITHKYLTGWSKY, from the coding sequence ATGTCGTTAGGCCATAGAAAGAGAATAAGAAATCTGTTTCGTAAAGCAAAATTTGGCACTACTAGAGAAGAGCATTTGCTAGAGATGTTATTATTTCAGGTATTTAGTAGAAGAGATACCAACAAATTGGCAAAAAGCTTATTAGGAAAATATACGTCTCTAAAGACAATATTTCACGAATATAGAGATATAAAAGATGAGAAAAATATCGGTACAGGAGTAGAGGAATTTTTCGCCGTAATATCAGAACTTTTTTACCGTTGCTATATGTATGATAGCGGTATAAAGCGTATTACATTAGATAGCTGCATTAGCGTAATAAGATATTGCGAATTAAAAGTACCTCATGAGAGTTGTAAGATATTAAAGATACTAACTTTAAATGAGGATAATATGCTAATTGCCTCTGATGTAATTGGAGTAACTATAGATGGCAAATCAAAATGCGATGAAGAAGAATTTCTGAGATTGGCAGTAGCAAGAAAAGCAGTATCTGTCGTTATGGTGCATTACAATTGCACAGACATGGCATACGCACTTTTGATAATACCTCGCCTCTATGATATGTTGCATAATACGAATATAAAGATACTGGACTACATATTGATCACATCGGAAAGTAGCCTTTCTCTTTTCTCTTCGCAAGATACATTCATCACTCACAAATACCTGACTGGATGGTCAAAATATTGA
- a CDS encoding TerC family protein, whose translation MFEFVLHNKHSKQAQKSENISTVLYVLTASIVCFMTYFYFYTRDISFVEQFITGYLIELSLSIDNVFVFIMLFDAFKISKKQQYKILMLGIIGAIMMRMTIILLGIPIIAKFNWIIAIFGAILLVGGIKVVNKFFKKNHSKSNIVAAKHEEKEAGIFIRWLTKFSPIILRKLRITFDKDYIGDKFFVIRDGTLVITRLFGILLLVEKADLLFALDSIPAIASVTDSSFIIFSSNAFAVLGLRTIYHFLSGIIHTALFLELSLGFTLIFVGSKMLLKIAHYEINNTFSILIILSIFVIPEIVRYFTRKQER comes from the coding sequence ATGTTTGAATTCGTGTTACATAACAAACATTCAAAACAAGCGCAAAAAAGTGAAAACATAAGCACCGTACTGTATGTGTTGACTGCATCAATAGTATGCTTCATGACGTATTTCTATTTCTATACACGAGACATATCATTCGTTGAACAGTTTATCACAGGGTATTTGATTGAATTATCACTTAGCATAGATAATGTATTTGTTTTTATAATGTTATTTGATGCTTTTAAAATCAGCAAAAAACAGCAGTACAAGATCTTAATGTTGGGTATAATAGGCGCAATCATGATGAGAATGACTATCATACTACTAGGTATACCTATAATAGCAAAATTCAACTGGATTATAGCAATTTTTGGCGCTATTTTACTCGTAGGAGGTATAAAAGTTGTGAATAAATTTTTTAAAAAAAATCATTCTAAAAGCAATATCGTCGCTGCAAAACATGAAGAGAAAGAAGCTGGGATATTCATTAGATGGCTAACGAAATTCTCACCAATAATCTTGCGTAAATTACGAATAACATTTGATAAAGATTATATAGGAGATAAATTTTTTGTTATACGTGATGGTACTCTGGTAATAACAAGATTATTCGGAATATTATTACTAGTAGAGAAGGCGGATTTACTCTTCGCATTAGACTCAATACCTGCAATAGCTTCAGTGACAGATAGTAGCTTTATTATCTTCTCATCAAATGCTTTTGCTGTACTAGGACTGAGAACGATATATCATTTCCTTTCAGGAATAATACATACTGCGTTATTTTTAGAATTAAGCTTAGGATTTACACTGATTTTCGTAGGTAGCAAAATGTTGCTAAAAATCGCGCATTATGAGATTAACAATACGTTTTCTATATTAATTATTTTAAGCATTTTCGTAATACCGGAAATCGTAAGATACTTCACTCGGAAACAAGAGAGGTAG
- a CDS encoding DsbA family protein has product MNQKTLFVAILVTIVLVIAVATYVEFIRKREKSAMYKKQSVAQLESLIDERISNYIQKNPEKLAVIVEEYYNKKRFDDEVEEIFQGVQNDPSVSILPTGQQNLDEVQMVIFFDYLSEASRAFLSIQKEFAQQTKVPVRIFYKGIPGTEDSVVLTKIAIASYIISPSGYQALHEAFLTAPIADLRDYDKIMSIVQNAGINIEKLNALLIDSEATSSIETILANNVDSAQHIGVRVTPSFLVKNKLFDGTQSVDNLNNIVGNVLQDEEKEIAELAEDKEDMEVVKVEEEKHP; this is encoded by the coding sequence ATGAATCAAAAAACACTATTCGTAGCTATACTCGTGACAATTGTGTTGGTAATAGCAGTTGCTACATATGTAGAATTTATCAGAAAGCGAGAAAAAAGTGCTATGTATAAAAAGCAGAGCGTGGCGCAGCTAGAAAGCCTTATAGATGAAAGAATATCCAATTATATTCAAAAAAATCCTGAGAAGTTAGCCGTTATAGTAGAAGAATACTATAATAAGAAGAGATTTGACGATGAAGTGGAAGAAATATTTCAAGGAGTACAAAACGATCCTAGTGTATCAATCTTACCAACAGGGCAGCAGAATTTAGATGAAGTTCAGATGGTCATATTTTTCGATTATCTTTCCGAAGCTTCTAGAGCTTTTCTTTCGATTCAGAAGGAATTTGCGCAACAAACAAAAGTTCCAGTTAGAATTTTCTATAAAGGGATACCTGGTACGGAAGATTCTGTTGTACTTACAAAGATTGCGATTGCTTCTTACATTATTTCTCCTTCTGGATATCAAGCATTGCATGAAGCATTTCTCACAGCGCCAATAGCAGATTTGAGAGATTATGATAAAATAATGTCCATAGTGCAAAATGCTGGAATCAATATAGAGAAATTAAACGCTCTTCTAATTGATTCAGAAGCTACATCGTCAATAGAGACTATTTTAGCGAATAACGTAGACTCAGCGCAGCATATCGGAGTAAGAGTTACCCCTTCGTTTCTTGTTAAAAATAAGCTTTTTGATGGCACTCAGTCGGTAGATAACTTGAACAACATCGTAGGTAATGTCTTACAAGATGAAGAAAAGGAGATTGCAGAACTTGCTGAAGATAAGGAAGATATGGAAGTGGTGAAAGTGGAAGAAGAGAAACATCCTTGA